The following coding sequences are from one Sulfitobacter sp. HNIBRBA3233 window:
- a CDS encoding HU family DNA-binding protein, with protein sequence MTTSSKKTTKAPSSTKSKSAASGTTTATPPAAATADPKVVDTLSPVVVGNELRKKELFDLVVARSGMKKKDVKPVVEAMLAVLGDALSEHREMQLPPLGKLKVQRGKEMSDGRALVLKLRQKNAALNAKPSAKSDKPAKPATAAE encoded by the coding sequence ATGACAACGTCATCCAAAAAGACGACCAAGGCGCCCAGCAGCACGAAATCGAAGTCTGCGGCGTCCGGGACCACGACAGCCACGCCGCCAGCAGCCGCGACAGCCGACCCGAAGGTCGTCGATACGCTTTCGCCCGTTGTGGTCGGCAACGAGCTGCGCAAGAAGGAACTGTTCGACCTTGTCGTCGCGCGGTCCGGCATGAAGAAGAAAGACGTCAAACCCGTGGTCGAAGCCATGCTCGCCGTGCTGGGGGATGCGCTGTCGGAACACCGCGAGATGCAGTTGCCGCCGCTGGGCAAGCTCAAGGTGCAGCGCGGCAAGGAAATGAGCGACGGCCGTGCGCTGGTGCTGAAGCTGCGCCAGAAAAACGCGGCCCTGAACGCCAAGCCCAGCGCAAAATCGGACAAACCTGCAAAGCCCGCTACTGCGGCAGAGTAA
- a CDS encoding nuclear transport factor 2 family protein, translated as MTRRPVPPFSHDEAVQKVRMAEDAWNTRDPEKVALAYTPDTKWRNRSEFLTGREAVRDFLVRKWQRENDYRLIKEIWAHSDNRIAVRFCYEFHDAQGQWFRAYGNENWAFDAEGYMATRHASINDVAIAETDRLFHWPQGPRPADHPGLSELGL; from the coding sequence GTGACCCGTAGGCCAGTCCCCCCTTTCAGCCATGACGAGGCGGTCCAGAAGGTCCGCATGGCCGAGGACGCGTGGAACACGCGCGACCCCGAGAAGGTGGCACTGGCCTATACCCCGGACACGAAATGGCGCAACCGCTCGGAATTCCTGACCGGGCGGGAGGCGGTGCGCGATTTCCTCGTGCGCAAATGGCAGCGCGAGAACGACTACCGCTTGATCAAGGAAATATGGGCCCATTCCGACAACAGGATCGCGGTGCGCTTCTGCTATGAGTTCCACGATGCGCAGGGCCAATGGTTTCGCGCCTACGGCAACGAAAACTGGGCGTTCGACGCCGAAGGATACATGGCCACCCGCCACGCTTCCATCAACGACGTGGCGATTGCCGAGACCGATCGCCTATTCCACTGGCCGCAAGGCCCGCGTCCCGCAGATCACCCCGGTCTGTCAGAGCTCGGGCTGTAA
- the cynS gene encoding cyanase, with product MKDLMMTEMMTKEDVTAMILSAKKQAGLTWEQIAEKIEMSPVWTHSAAMGMNAFPPEKAKKMVSVMGLPQEAESVLAESPTKIWEQAVPTDPCIYRFYEIVGVYGPTLKALIQEKFGDGIMSAIDFDMSVTRVENPKGDRVKVEMSGKYLGYNSW from the coding sequence ATGAAAGACCTGATGATGACAGAAATGATGACCAAAGAAGACGTAACCGCCATGATCCTGTCCGCCAAGAAACAGGCGGGCCTGACGTGGGAGCAGATCGCCGAGAAGATCGAGATGTCGCCCGTCTGGACCCACTCTGCGGCCATGGGCATGAACGCCTTCCCTCCCGAGAAGGCGAAGAAGATGGTCAGCGTGATGGGCCTGCCGCAGGAAGCCGAAAGCGTGCTGGCCGAAAGCCCGACCAAGATCTGGGAGCAGGCAGTGCCGACAGACCCCTGTATCTACCGCTTCTACGAGATCGTCGGCGTCTATGGCCCGACCCTCAAGGCGCTGATCCAGGAGAAATTCGGCGACGGCATCATGTCGGCCATCGATTTCGACATGTCCGTCACGCGGGTCGAGAACCCCAAGGGCGACCGGGTCAAGGTCGAGATGTCGGGCAAATACCTCGGCTACAACAGCTGGTAA
- a CDS encoding ABC transporter ATP-binding protein: MKPYLSIENLTQRFPDGAGGELTVFEEATFGVEKGEFVVILGHSGCGKSTIMNILAGLADPTSGTVIMDGQEVRGPSLDRGVVFQNYSLLPWLSTLKNVSFGVAARHPEWTKAQVAEHSTKFLSMVGLEGDVIHRKPSQLSGGMRQRVSIARAFANHPKLLLLDEPFGALDALTRGTIQDELLKIWGQMEQTVFMITHDIDEAILLADRILLMTNGPQARVAESVEITIPRPRSRTEIVEHPNYYAIRNHLVQFLGKRSKELSGQPTEPGQTNKPETVRIDKTTTATDDPEDTRPALRAVNT; this comes from the coding sequence ATGAAACCTTATCTGAGCATAGAAAACCTGACGCAGCGCTTTCCCGATGGCGCCGGCGGTGAGCTGACCGTATTCGAAGAAGCCACTTTCGGTGTCGAGAAAGGCGAGTTTGTCGTGATCCTCGGCCACTCGGGCTGCGGCAAATCCACGATCATGAACATCCTCGCCGGTCTTGCCGATCCGACAAGCGGCACGGTGATCATGGACGGGCAGGAAGTCAGGGGGCCCAGCCTCGACCGTGGTGTGGTGTTCCAGAACTATTCGCTCCTGCCGTGGCTGAGCACGCTCAAGAACGTCAGCTTCGGCGTGGCCGCGCGCCACCCGGAGTGGACGAAGGCGCAGGTCGCCGAACACTCGACCAAGTTCCTGTCGATGGTGGGGCTCGAGGGCGACGTGATCCACCGCAAACCCAGCCAGCTGTCGGGCGGCATGCGCCAGCGCGTGTCCATCGCGCGGGCCTTTGCCAACCACCCCAAGCTCTTGCTGCTGGACGAACCCTTCGGCGCGCTCGACGCGCTGACGCGCGGCACCATTCAGGACGAGCTTCTGAAGATCTGGGGCCAGATGGAGCAGACCGTCTTCATGATCACCCACGACATCGACGAGGCGATCCTGCTGGCCGACCGCATCCTGCTGATGACGAACGGACCGCAAGCGCGTGTCGCCGAAAGCGTTGAGATTACCATTCCGCGTCCGCGCAGCCGGACCGAGATCGTCGAGCATCCCAACTACTACGCGATCCGCAACCATCTCGTTCAGTTCCTCGGCAAGCGCTCGAAAGAGCTGTCCGGCCAGCCCACCGAGCCGGGCCAGACCAACAAGCCCGAAACTGTGCGGATCGACAAGACAACGACCGCCACCGACGACCCCGAGGACACACGACCCGCCTTGCGCGCGGTGAACACATAA